In Gymnogyps californianus isolate 813 chromosome 1, ASM1813914v2, whole genome shotgun sequence, the following are encoded in one genomic region:
- the TASL gene encoding TLR adapter interacting with SLC15A4 on the lysosome, protein MLSEGYLYGIAYLCEDLNPELYSKSSAEEVVYEMRSINYSSTDEAQGKSLLQRCRSAGKCISSVCSRGSKHSRRQKDNLLQPTQHPAPAGQPSPAVHVCEGLTRKDTYLVPSSCKSICKNYNDLHIAGDYVVPISSVTTDFTCDSGIGPFLESSEIPPPMESVRVPPSSDTSRKPVQGYSSCWRLASLVPHQQPLSDSALNDYLEQKLVELYKQYIMDSTANRASPTQILASELIMTNVDQISMQISRERNMETTKAKDIVISRFLQIASEKISSEISTPSLHISQYSHINA, encoded by the coding sequence ATGCTGTCGGAAGGTTACCTTTATGGAATCGCCTACCTTTGTGAAGACCTGAACCCTGAGCTCTACAGCAAGAGTTCGGCTGAGGAAGTGGTGTATGAAATGAGGTCCATTAATTATTCTTCCACGGACGAAGCACAAGGAAAAAGCCTCCTTCAGAGATGCAGATCTGCTGGCAAGTGCATTTCCTCAGTCTGCTCTAGAGGTAGCAAGcacagcagaaggcagaaggaTAATCTCCTGCAGCCTACACAGCACCCCGCACCCGCAGGGCAGCCGTCTCCAGCTGTGCATGTCTGCGAGGGGCTGACGAGAAAAGACACCTACCTGGTTCCATCTTCCTGCAAAAGCATTTGCAAGAACTACAACGATTTGCACATAGCCGGGGACTACGTGGTGCCCATTAGCTCAGTCACGACAGATTTTACCTGCGACAGCGGCATAGGCCCCTTCTTGGAGTCCTCAGAGATTCCTCCCCCCATGGAGTCCGTGAGGGTCCCCCCCTCCAGCGACACCAGCCGCAAGCCAGTCCAAGGCTACTCCTCATGCTGGCGGCTGGCGAGCTTAGtgccccaccagcagcccctCTCCGACTCAGCCCTGAATGACTACCTCGAACAGAAGCTGGTGGAACTGTATAAGCAGTACATCATGGATAGCACAGCAAACAGGGCATCCCCCACTCAGATCCTGGCCTCGGAGCTTATCATGACTAATGTAGATCAAATCAGCATGCAGATATCACGGGAGAGGAATATGGAGACCACCAAGGCCAAAGACATTGTCATTAGCCGCTTCTTACAAATAGCCAGTGAAAAAATATCCTCAGAAATTAGCACACCTAGTCTGCATATTTCCCAATATAGCCACATTAATGCATAG